The following are encoded together in the Rhineura floridana isolate rRhiFlo1 chromosome 21, rRhiFlo1.hap2, whole genome shotgun sequence genome:
- the MED31 gene encoding mediator of RNA polymerase II transcription subunit 31, which produces MASDDPATGEAAITSPKGRGGHCGPRASPLPWQRQHGRRRRPRASQNALGSGSSAQAQAAALPSCSCGRDSEEAAAAAAMESDDTSNRLRFQLELEFVQCLANPNYLNFLAQRGFFKDKAFVNYLKYLLYWKEPEYAKYLKYPQCLHMLELLQYEHFRKELVNAQCAKFIDEQQILHWQHYSRKRMRLQQALAEQQQQQQQNSTSVK; this is translated from the exons ATGGCCA GCGACGATCCAGCGACGGGGGAGGCAGCAATAACGTCCCctaagggaagaggagggcacTGCGGGCCCAGAGCGTCCCCGTTACCTTGGCAACGGCAAcatggccgccgccgccgcccgagAGCCTCCCAGAATGCGCTGGGGTCGGGCTCTAGTGCGCAGGCGCAGGCGGCAGCTCTGCCATCTTGCTCTTGTGGCCGAGACTCCGAGGaggccgctgctgccgccgccatggAGAGCG ATGATACCAGCAATCGCCTTCGGTTCCAGCTGGAGTTGGAGTTTGTGCAGTGCCTGGCAAACCCCAATTACCTGAACT TTCTTGCCCAGAGAGGATTCTTCAAAGACAAAGCATTTGTTAACTACCTTAAATACCTGCTCTACTGGAAGGAACCAGAATATGCCAAATACCTGAA GTACCCCCAGTGCCTGCACATGTTGGAGCTCCTTCAGTACGAGCACTTCCGCAAGGAGCTGGTGAACGCGCAGTGTGCCAAGTTCATAGATGAGCAGCAGATCCTGCACTGGCAGCACTACTCGCGCAAGCGGATGCGCCTCCAGCAGGCGctggcagagcagcagcagcagcagcagcagaacagcaCCTCCGTCAAGTGA
- the TXNDC17 gene encoding thioredoxin domain-containing protein 17 yields the protein MGGWEEVSVHGYAEFERALRERQRQRGRVIFAYFSGTKDPESGASWCPDCVAAEPIVRAELPNLPEGSVFIYCQVGDRAYWKDPNNEFRKNLHLTGVPTLLKCGTPQKLVEHECFKSDLVKMLFTE from the exons ATGGGCGGCTGGGAGGAGGTCTCCGTGCACGGCTACGCCGAGTTCGAGCGCGCTCTGCGGGAGCGCCAGCGGCAGCGCGGCCGGGTCATCTTCGCCTACTTCAGCGGCACCAAGGACCCGGAGAGCGGCGCCAGCTGGTGCCCGGACTGCGTCGCCG CTGAGCCCATCGTGCGGGCTGAACTGCCGAACCTGCCAGAGGGATCTGTGTTCATTTACTGCCAAGTAGGAGACCGAGCCTA TTGGAAAGATCCAAACAATGAATTCCGGAAGAATCTTCACCTGACTGGAGTGCCTACACTACTTAAATGTGGGACT CCTCAGAAGCTGGTGGAGCACGAGTGCTTTAAATCGGACCTTGTGAAGATGCTGTTCACAGAATAA
- the SLC13A5 gene encoding Na(+)/citrate cotransporter isoform X2 codes for MAVYWCTEVIPLAVTALLPVILFPMFGILESKKVCMQYLKDTNMLFVGGLIVAVAVEHWNLHKRIALRVLLIVGVKPALLMLGFMGVTAFLSMWISNTATTAMMVPIVQAVLDQMNSSEPELAITESAATAVHTNPRNEQEGKVATGLSTVLVVGNGHIPEDSKQQEREAKKRVNKGMTLCVCYAASIGGTATLTGTGPNLVLKGQMNQLFPENGDILNFASWFGFAFPNMLLMLMLAWFWLQFSFMGFHFRKTWGCGTQRTEKEKAALHVLKEEHRKLGPVSFAEVNVLLVFTLLILLWFTRDPGFVPGWATLLFNKDKEYVTDATVAIFVALFLFILPATRPRCGFCSQSSCDLEEAEEAMKEPFFPAPLLDWKVVQRKMPWSIVLLLGGGFALANGSDASGLSKWLGDQMTPLHSIPPWAIAIILSLVIAVFTECTSNVATATLFLPVFASLSQSIEVNPLYIMVPCTLSASFAFMLPVATPPNAIVFSYGHLRVSDMAKTGIVMNIIGVFCVTLAINSWGRAMFHLDTFPSWANTTAGK; via the exons ATGGCTGTGTATTGGTGCACGGAGGTCATTCCTTTGGCTGTCACGGCTCTCTTGCCCGTCATCCTGTTCCCGATGTTTGGCATTCTGGAGTCCAAGAAG GTGTGCATGCAATACCTGAAAGACACAAACATGCTCTTCGTGGGGGGTCTGATTGTGGCCGTGGCCGTGGAGCACTGGAACCTACACAAGCGGATCGCCCTGAGAGTGCTGCTGATCGTCGGGGTGAAGCCTGCCCT CCTGATGCTGGGTTTTATGGGGGTGACGGCCTTCCTCTCCATGTGGATCAGCAACACGGCCACCACCGCCATGATGGTGCCCATTGTCCAGGCCGTTCTAGACCAGATGAACAGCTCTGAGCCGGAACTGGCCATCACGGAGTCAGCGGCCACTGCTGTCCACACCAACCCCAGGAACGAACAGGAAGGGAAGGTGGCCACGGGCCTCTCGACAGTGCTGG TTGTGGGCAATGGGCACATCCCGGAGGACTCCAAGCAGCAAGAGAGGGAAGCCAAGAAGCGCGTCAACAAGGGGATGACCCTCTGCGTCTGCTACGCGGCAAGTATCGGCGGGACGGCAACTCTCACTGGGACGGGGCCAAACCTGGTCCTGAAAGGCCAGATGAACCA GTTGTTCCCTGAGAACGGTGACATCTTGAATTTTGCCTCCTGGTTTGGCTTCGCTTTTCCCAACATGCTCCTGATGCTGATGCTGGCCTGGTTCTGGCTGCAGTTTTCCTTCATGGGATTCCA CTTCCGGAAGACCTGGGGGTGTGGGACACAAAGGACGGAGAAGGAGAAGGCTGCCCTCCATGTCCTGAAGGAGGAGCACCGCAAGCTGGGCCCGGTCTCCTTCGCCGAGGTCAACGTGCTGCTGGTCTTCACGCTGCTGATCCTCCTCTGGTTCACCAGAGACCCTGGCTTTGTCCCAGGATGGGCCACTCTCCTCTTCAACAAGGACAAGGA GTATGTGACAGATGCCACCGTGGCCATCTTTGTGGCCTTGTTCCTGTTCATCCTTCCTGCCACTCGGCCCAGGTGCGGCTTCTGCAGTCAGAGCAGCTGTGATCTGGAAGAGGCTGAGGAAG CTATGAAGGAgccctttttcccagctccgctgCTCGACTGGAAGGTGGTCCAGAGGAAGATGCCCTGGAGCATCGTTCTGCTGCTCGGAGGAGGCTTTGCTTTGGCCAACGGAAGCGAC GCTTCAGGACTGTCCAAGTGGCTGGGGGACCAGATGACCCCCTTGCACAGCATCCCCCCCTGGGCCATCGCCATTATCCTTTCTCTGGTCATCGCCGTCTTCACCGAATGCACCAGCAACGTGGCCACAGCGACTCTCTTCCTGCCCGTCTTTGCATCCTTg TCACAGTCCATTGAGGTCAATCCACTCTACATCATGGTCCCTTGCACGCTCAGTGCTTCGTTTGCCTTCATGCTTCCCGTCGCCACCCCTCCAAACGCCATCGTCTTCTCCTACGGACACCTTCGCGTCTCTGACATG GCGAAGACTGGCATCGTGATGAACATCATCGGCGTTTTTTGCGTAACCCTGGCCATCAACAGCTGGGGGCGGGCCATGTTCCACCTGGACACATTTCCGTCGTGGGCAAACACCACAGCTGGGAAGTGa
- the SLC13A5 gene encoding Na(+)/citrate cotransporter isoform X1 → MAPPVPPLFRSLLRCKALATLAGTPLALLPLPLLVPTQEARCGYVIILMAVYWCTEVIPLAVTALLPVILFPMFGILESKKVCMQYLKDTNMLFVGGLIVAVAVEHWNLHKRIALRVLLIVGVKPALLMLGFMGVTAFLSMWISNTATTAMMVPIVQAVLDQMNSSEPELAITESAATAVHTNPRNEQEGKVATGLSTVLVVGNGHIPEDSKQQEREAKKRVNKGMTLCVCYAASIGGTATLTGTGPNLVLKGQMNQLFPENGDILNFASWFGFAFPNMLLMLMLAWFWLQFSFMGFHFRKTWGCGTQRTEKEKAALHVLKEEHRKLGPVSFAEVNVLLVFTLLILLWFTRDPGFVPGWATLLFNKDKEYVTDATVAIFVALFLFILPATRPRCGFCSQSSCDLEEAEEAMKEPFFPAPLLDWKVVQRKMPWSIVLLLGGGFALANGSDASGLSKWLGDQMTPLHSIPPWAIAIILSLVIAVFTECTSNVATATLFLPVFASLSQSIEVNPLYIMVPCTLSASFAFMLPVATPPNAIVFSYGHLRVSDMAKTGIVMNIIGVFCVTLAINSWGRAMFHLDTFPSWANTTAGK, encoded by the exons GAGGCCCGGTGTGGTTATGTGATCATTCTCATGGCTGTGTATTGGTGCACGGAGGTCATTCCTTTGGCTGTCACGGCTCTCTTGCCCGTCATCCTGTTCCCGATGTTTGGCATTCTGGAGTCCAAGAAG GTGTGCATGCAATACCTGAAAGACACAAACATGCTCTTCGTGGGGGGTCTGATTGTGGCCGTGGCCGTGGAGCACTGGAACCTACACAAGCGGATCGCCCTGAGAGTGCTGCTGATCGTCGGGGTGAAGCCTGCCCT CCTGATGCTGGGTTTTATGGGGGTGACGGCCTTCCTCTCCATGTGGATCAGCAACACGGCCACCACCGCCATGATGGTGCCCATTGTCCAGGCCGTTCTAGACCAGATGAACAGCTCTGAGCCGGAACTGGCCATCACGGAGTCAGCGGCCACTGCTGTCCACACCAACCCCAGGAACGAACAGGAAGGGAAGGTGGCCACGGGCCTCTCGACAGTGCTGG TTGTGGGCAATGGGCACATCCCGGAGGACTCCAAGCAGCAAGAGAGGGAAGCCAAGAAGCGCGTCAACAAGGGGATGACCCTCTGCGTCTGCTACGCGGCAAGTATCGGCGGGACGGCAACTCTCACTGGGACGGGGCCAAACCTGGTCCTGAAAGGCCAGATGAACCA GTTGTTCCCTGAGAACGGTGACATCTTGAATTTTGCCTCCTGGTTTGGCTTCGCTTTTCCCAACATGCTCCTGATGCTGATGCTGGCCTGGTTCTGGCTGCAGTTTTCCTTCATGGGATTCCA CTTCCGGAAGACCTGGGGGTGTGGGACACAAAGGACGGAGAAGGAGAAGGCTGCCCTCCATGTCCTGAAGGAGGAGCACCGCAAGCTGGGCCCGGTCTCCTTCGCCGAGGTCAACGTGCTGCTGGTCTTCACGCTGCTGATCCTCCTCTGGTTCACCAGAGACCCTGGCTTTGTCCCAGGATGGGCCACTCTCCTCTTCAACAAGGACAAGGA GTATGTGACAGATGCCACCGTGGCCATCTTTGTGGCCTTGTTCCTGTTCATCCTTCCTGCCACTCGGCCCAGGTGCGGCTTCTGCAGTCAGAGCAGCTGTGATCTGGAAGAGGCTGAGGAAG CTATGAAGGAgccctttttcccagctccgctgCTCGACTGGAAGGTGGTCCAGAGGAAGATGCCCTGGAGCATCGTTCTGCTGCTCGGAGGAGGCTTTGCTTTGGCCAACGGAAGCGAC GCTTCAGGACTGTCCAAGTGGCTGGGGGACCAGATGACCCCCTTGCACAGCATCCCCCCCTGGGCCATCGCCATTATCCTTTCTCTGGTCATCGCCGTCTTCACCGAATGCACCAGCAACGTGGCCACAGCGACTCTCTTCCTGCCCGTCTTTGCATCCTTg TCACAGTCCATTGAGGTCAATCCACTCTACATCATGGTCCCTTGCACGCTCAGTGCTTCGTTTGCCTTCATGCTTCCCGTCGCCACCCCTCCAAACGCCATCGTCTTCTCCTACGGACACCTTCGCGTCTCTGACATG GCGAAGACTGGCATCGTGATGAACATCATCGGCGTTTTTTGCGTAACCCTGGCCATCAACAGCTGGGGGCGGGCCATGTTCCACCTGGACACATTTCCGTCGTGGGCAAACACCACAGCTGGGAAGTGa